From the genome of bacterium:
CGCAATTTCGCAATCGTGAAGTGGCGATGAAGGTCCTGAAAGCGCGATTATATGAACACCACATGAAAGAGCAGAAAGAAAAATTGCAGGCCATTGAGGACAGCAAACGGGAAATAGGTTTCGGCAGTCAAATCCGCTCCTATGTACTTGCTCCCTATCGAATGGTCAAGGATCATCGCACGAAAGCGGAGAGCGGCGATGTGGATCGCGTGCTGGATGGAGATCTGGACGATTTCATCAAAGCTTATTTGCTTTCCAAAAAAGAGAAACCGTCATGATTTCCGGAATTGGGATAGATTTGATTGAAGTGCAGAGGATCCGCGAAGCCATCGAAAAGTACGGGGAACGATTCCTCAAAAGGATCTACACGAGTGTAGAAATCGAGTACTGTTCCTCCATGAGAAATGCCGCGCTTCACTATGCAGGGCGCTTCGCCGCCAAGGAAGCCGCTTTTAAAGCGATGGAG
Proteins encoded in this window:
- the acpS gene encoding holo-ACP synthase — its product is MISGIGIDLIEVQRIREAIEKYGERFLKRIYTSVEIEYCSSMRNAALHYAGRFAAKEAAFKAMERGWGGDISWTEIEVHNEPSGAPRIVFYGKALALVQQKNVVRAHVTISHIEEHATAVVVLEV